Proteins encoded together in one Staphylococcus aureus window:
- a CDS encoding SAS053 family DNA gyrase inhibitor, with translation MSKDKDPKLNYHEEENSMVTDFEDLKELGKEMEQISDQNDQEKNSEEDSQ, from the coding sequence ATGTCTAAAGACAAAGATCCAAAATTAAATTATCATGAAGAAGAAAACAGTATGGTAACGGATTTTGAAGATTTAAAAGAATTAGGTAAAGAAATGGAACAAATCTCTGATCAAAATGATCAAGAAAAGAATTCTGAAGAAGACAGTCAGTAA